The genomic segment GGCGACGGCGAGACCTTTCGCCGCGGCGACTGCGGCGATGAGGCCATCCGCCAGAGCGATGCCGCGTCCTTCTGCGCGGTCCTTTGTCATGAGGTCGGCGTAGCTTTGAGCGCAGTCGCTGTCAAACGGCAATACGCGTGTGGCTACCAGCGGCATCAAGCCTTCTTCGAGCTTCGCGTTCAGCGCATCGCGTCGCTTGCCCGCAGGGAGTTGTGCGACGCCCCATCGCATTTCCGCCACGGTGATGGCGGACAGATAGAGCGTCTGCAGCGGTTGTGCATCGAGCCATTCGATGACCTTCATATCGGGAGTCAGACGAAACAGCTCGGACACCACGTTCGTATCCAGCAAAATCATTCGAAGCTCACGGGCTTGGCCGGGGTCCGGTCACGGATGTTTTCGAAAATGGCGAACTCGCGATCGCTCAAACCCGCTTCACGGCCAAATCCGGTCAGAAACGAGCCGAGTTTCACGCGTCCTTCCGGCTTGACCGCTGCTTCCAGTATGTCGCGTACCTCTGCCTCGGTGCTTCGGCCGTGTTCCGCCGCGCGCAACCGTAGCGCCCGGTGTACCTCGTCAGGCAAGTTCCGTACAGTCAACATTGCCATCTCAACCCCCACTTCGAATGCAATGCATTCATTGTACGGGAGTTGCATGCATGTGCGATTTCAAAATCAAGCCCCGATCCACGGCAGCCCGCGAAAACACCATCCCGCCACGGTTTTGCGATGTCCCTGCCCATCCTTGTCGCCCTCGAAGCCTTCCAGCAGGTCATAAGCCTGCGCATAACCTTCCTTCTGGGCCGCGACTGCCGCCAGTTTCGAACGCGCGGCGCTGCGACACAAAAACACGACTGGCGTATCCGGGGTGGCGACCTGCCGCAATTGTTCGATAAACTCGGCGTTCGGCACCGAGCCGGGGTAGCGGATCCATTCGATATGCGCGTACTGCGCGCCATCGATCGCCGGACGGCCGACCCAGTCGAGCTCGGCGCGGGTCCGCACATCGATCAGGCGCACGCGCGGGTCGAGTTGCAGCAGTTCGAACGCCTCGGCGGGCGAGAGGGCGCCCGCGTAAGTCAGATTGCTGTCGGCGGCGCGTTTGCCGGCCTGGTTATACAGTTGTTCGAGCGTGCTCATGATGTGTCGGCCTCCGTTAAGCGCAAAGAATCATTCTAGCGTGGCGCGTCAGGCGATCGAATGGGCGTCCGCTCAGACGGCAAATGCGCGTTACTGGTGCAACGCACTTTAATGGTGCTTTAGTAAGACTGCATAAACCGACACGCACCATATTAGTGCGTCTCAGGCGGGCGACAAACGATCGACCGTCCGGCAACGCGAAACGGTGTCACACAAAACGCGCGCTGCTTCAAGCGCTTAGCGCAAAGTTGGTGCGCTTGGCACGGAAGCTGCTTTTCGATCCTCGATTGAATCGATGTACAGGATTGGTCGGGGCGGCGAAGCGATTCGCCGACTTTTGTTAATCAGGAGATAGGTAATGAGTAAATCCGTGGCCGACGTCATGCAACTCGTCAAGGACGAGGACGTCAAGTTCGTCGACTTCCGCTTCACCGACACGCGCGGCAAAGAACAACACGTATCCGTGCCGGTCTCGGCATTCGACGAAGACAAATTTGAAAGCGGCCACGCTTTCGACGGTTCGTCCATCGCCGGCTGGAAGGGCATCGAAGCGTCGGACATGCTGCTCGTGCCGGATGCGGATACCGCGTTCATCGACCCGTTCTATGAAGAGTCGACGCTCGTCCTGACCTGCGACGTGGTCGAGCCTGCCGACGGCAAGGGCTACGAGCGCGACCCGCGTTCGCTCGCGCGCCGCGCGGAAGCCTATCTCAAGAGCTCGGGCCTGGGCGACACCGCCTTCTTCGGTCCGGAGCCGGAATTCTTCATTTTCGACTCGGTGCAGTGGAACACGGACCAGTCGGGCACGTTCGTGAAGATCGGCTCGGAAGAAGCGCCGTGGTCGTCGGCGAAGGAATTCGAAGGCGGCAACACGGGTCACCGTCCGGGCACGAAGGGCGGCTACTTCCCGGTAGCTCCTGTCGACACGTTCCAGGACATCCGCTCGGAAATGTGTCTGCTGCTCGAACAGATCGGCATTCCGGTCGAAGTGCACCACCACGAAGTGGCGGGCCAGGGCCAGAACGAAATCGGCACCAAGTTCTCGACGCTGGTGCAGCGCGCGGACTGGCTGCAGCAGATGAAGTACATCATCCATAACGTCGCGCACACGTACGGCAAGACGGCGACCTTCATGCCGAAGCCGATCGTCGGCGACAACGGCTCGGGCATGCACGTTCACCAGTCGATCTGGAAGGACGGCCAGAACCTGTTCGCGGGCAATGGCTACGCTGGCCTGTCGGAATTCGCGCTGTTCTACATCGGCGGGATCATCAAGCACGCACGCGCGCTGAACGCGATCACGAACCCGGGTACGAACTCGTACAAGCGTCTCGTGCCGCACTTCGAAGCGCCCGTGAAGCTGGCGTACTCGGCTCGCAACCGTTCGGCATCGATCCGTATTCCGCACGTGAGCAACCCGAAAGGCCGCCGTATCGAAACGCGCTTCCCGGATCCGCTCGCGAATCCGTACCTGTGCTTCTCGGCGCTGATGATGGCGGGTCTCGATGGCGTGCAGAACAAGATTCATCCGGGCGAAGCCGCGGACAAGAATCTGTACGACCTGCCGCCGGAAGAAGACAAGAAGATCCCGACCGTGTGCGCGGGCCTCGACCAGGCACTCGACGCGCTCGACGCGGATCGCGAGTTCCTGACGCGCGGCGGCGTGTTCACGGATTCGATGCTCGACGCGTACATCGAACTGAAGACGAACGAGCTGCAACGTTATCGTCAGGCGGTGCATCCGATCGAGTTCGAGATGTACTACTCGCTGTAAGCGGCATGATCGAAGCGCGTATCGTCGAAAGTAGTCCGATGAAGCGCGCGACGCATGCGATGCAGTGAAGAAAAGGGACGGCGCGCCGTCCCTTTTTTAATCGCCGCAATGTCATAGATCGACAAGAAGATCGGTGTCACGAACGACCTCAACCATTGCTCGATAGTGCTAAAGAACCTCATCAAGGCACGCAAAGGCCACGCCGACGCGCTCTCCGACGACTCGCACCTCTCGACGACCGGTCTGCTGCCGGGACTCGAAGCACTGCCCACGGTCGTCCTCGTGCTCGACATGCGCCACCTGAGGATTGCCTACGCGAACCCTTCGGCGGAATCGATGCTGGAGATGTCGCGCAAGCAATTGACGCAGATGAACTGGCCGGATCTGTTCGCCGACGCGGACGAGATGGCGACCACGATCGCATCGATCGCGGAGAACCGCTTCAACGCGACGCGCCTCGACGCGGTGCTCGAACGTCAGACGCGCGAACCGGTGCATGTGCATGCGATCGTCGGTTATCTGGAAGCGGCGCCCGACTATGTCCTGCTCGAACTGTTCGAGAACGAGCGCCATTTGCGCACCGATCGCGAAGAGCGCCTCCACGATCTCACCGCGGTCAACAAGCAACTGATCCGCAATCTCGCGCACGAAATCAAGAATCCGCTCGGCGGCATTCGCGGCGCGGCGCAACTGCTCGAATTCGAGCTGGGCGCGCGTGAACGCGACGAGTTGCGCGAGTACACGCAGGTCATCATCAAGGAATCGGATCGCCTGCAAACGCTCGTCGACAGATTGCTGGAGCCGCACCGGCATCCGCATATCGTCGGCGATGTGAACATCCACGAAGTGTGCGAACGCGTGCGCGCGGTGATCCTCGCGGAGTTTCCGCGCGGCCTCACGATCGAGCGCGACTACGACGTCAGCGTGCCCGATTTGCGCGGCGACAAGGAGCAGTTGATCCAGGCGTTGCTGAACATCGTGCGCAACGCGGCCGAAGCGCTGAAGGAACGCATTTCACAGGGCGATGCCAAGATCGAACTGCGCACGCGCATCGCGCGCAAGGTGACGATTGGCAAAAAGCTGCACAAACTGGCATTGGACTTGCATATCACTGACAACGGTCCTGGCATCCCCAGCGAGATCCGCGACCGGATCTTCTTTCCGCTCGTGTCGGGCCGGGAAGACGGCAGCGGTCTCGGTCTCACGCTCGCGCAATCGTTCGTGCATCAGCACGATGGACTGATCGAAGTAGAGAGCAAGCCGGGCTGCACCGAATTCGCCATTTTGTTGCCGTTTGAGAATTGATCACGATCGACCAGCGACGTCACGACAAGCATGTGACACATCGGGCTTCGAAGCCTGACCGTTTCGACGGGCTCACACCGAACCATACGAAGACTTCTCGCCGAACGATATGAAGCCGATCTGGATAGTAGACGACGACCAATCCATCCGCTGGGTGCTGGAAAAGGCGCTCGCACGAGAAAACTTCACCACGCGCAGCTTCTCCGGCGTGCGCGACGCGCTTGCCGCGCTCGAAGGCGAAAGCCCGCAAGTGCTCGTCTCCGATATCCGCATGCCGGGCGGCTCCGGGCTCGAACTGCTGCAGACCGTGCGCGACCGCTTGCCGGGCTTGCCCGTCATCATCATGACGGCGTTCTCGGATCTGGACAGCGCGGTCGCCGCGTTCCAGGGCGGCGCGTTCGAGTACCTCGCCAAGCCGTTCGACGTCGACAAGGCGGTAGAGCTGATCCGCCGCGCCGTCGACGAAAGCATGCGCGGCGAAGCGGCGGTCGACGAGCGCGTGACCGAGACGCCCGAGATGCTCGGGCAGGCGCCCGCGATGCAGGACATGTTCCGCGCGATCGGCCGCCTGTCGCATTCCGCGGCGACCGTGCTCATCACGGGCGAATCAGGCACCGGAAAGGAGCTTGTCGCGCGCGCCTTGCACCGACATAGCCCACGCGCGAACGGACCGTTCATCGCGCTGAACACGGCGGCGATTCCGAAGGATCTGCTGGAGTCCGAACTGTTCGGCCACGAGCGCGGCGCGTTCACCGGCGCGCAGGCGATGCGCCAGGGCCGCTTCGAGCAGGCCGAGAACGGCACACTCTTTCTCGATGAAATCGGCGATATGCCGTTCGATTTGCAGACGCGTCTGCTGCGCGTGCTGTCGGACGGGCAGTTCTATCGCGTGGGCGGGCACAATCCGCTGAAGGCGAACGTGCGCGTGATCGCGGCGACGCATCAGAACCTCGAATCGCGCGTGCGGCAGGGGCTGTTCCGCGAGGACTTGTATCACCGCCTGAATGTGATTCGCCTGCGCTTGCCGGCGTTGCGCGAGCGCAGCGAAGACATTCCGCTGCTGACGCGTCATTTCCTGCAGAAGAGCGCGCGCGATCTGGGCGTCGAGCCCAAGCGCGTGTCCGACAGCGCGCTCGCATATCTCGCGTCGCTGCCGTTTCCCGGCAATGTGCGTCAGCTTGAGAATCTGTGCAACTGGCTCACCGTGATGGCGCCCGCGCAGGTGATCGAGCAGAAGGACCTGCCGCCCGATCTGACGCCGCGCCAGGAATACGCGGCGGAGAGCATCGCGGTGTCGACCGATGGCTCGGTCGCGCCGACGCCAGCGGTCGCCAACGGCGCCGCTGCTGCGCCGCTTGCGGGCTCGCCGGCGGGCGTGTGGGAGAACGGCTTGCGCACGGAAGTCGCGCGTCTGTTGCGCGAGAATTCGGCCGATGTGATGGACGAGCTCGCGCGCCGTTTCGAAGCGGCGGTGATTCGCGAGGCGCTCGACTTCACGCGCGGGCGCAAGGTGGAAGCGGCGGAGCGGCTGGGTATCGGCCGCAATACGATCACGCGCAAGATTCAGGAGCTGCATCTCGACGCGTGATCGTCGTTCGAATTGGGATCAGTCGATCGTCGCGATCACGGGTGCGTGGTCCGACGGTTGATCCCACTTGCGCGGCACCCTGTCGACTTCGCACGACGTGCAGCGCGCCGCCAGTTGCTCCGACAGCAGAATGTGATCGATGCGCAGCCCCGCGTTGCGGCGGAACGCCAGCATTCGATAGTCCCACCACGTAAAGAGCTTCTCGGGCTGTTCGAACTTGCGAAAGGCATCGGTCAGGCCGAGTTCGACGAGTTGCGCGAAGTGCGCGCGCTCTTCGGGCGAGACGAGATTCTGTCCTTCCCAGACCTTCGGATCGTGCACGTCACGGTCTTCCGGCGCGATGTTGTAATCGCCCAGCAGCGCCAGTTGCGGGTGACGCGCCATGTCCTCGCGCAGCCATTCGCGCAGCGCATCCAGCCAGCGCATCTTGTAGGCGAATTTCTCGGAGCCGGGCGCCTGTCCGTTCGGGAAGTAGGCGGAGATGATCCGCACGCCGTCGATCGTCGCGGCGATCACGCGTTGCTGCAAGTCCTCGAATCCGGGGATGTTGCGCACGACGCTGATTTCATCGACCTCGAAGCCGGCATCGGCGCGCACCAGAATGCCGACGCCGTTATACGTCTTCTGTCCCGCGAACCAGCTTTTGTAGCCGGCGGCTTCTAGTTCGGCGCGCGGGAATTTCTCGTCGGGGAGCTTGAGTTCCTGAAGACACAGCACGTCGATGCCCGAGAGCGCGAGCCAGTCGATGACGTGCTGCTGGCGGACTTTGAGGGAGTTGACGTTCCAGGTGGCGATTTTCATTGCTTGGACAAGGTGTTGGTTTGATGTCATCGGCTGGCTGACGAGCGGCAGCTGCTTTTGACTTCGATCCAGCATGATACCTATAAGCGACGGTGCGCGATCCTGCGCATCGGTTGCCTTCGCAGGCCCGGCGTGGCGAATTATGATGTCGTCTCACGACAAACCCTGCCGACAATCAATGAGCCAGCCAACTCTGAAAGGCGAGCACGTAACGCTTCGCCCGCTGCAACGCGATGACCGCGCCACCTTGCTCGACGCCGCCGCCGATGGCGAGCTCTGGAACCTCAGCGTGACGGTCGTCCCGAACGAAGACACGATCGACCGTTATATCGACACCGCGTTCGCCGGCCGCGATGCAGGCACGGTGATGCCGTTCGTGATCGTCCGAACCGGCGATGGTCGTGTCGTCGGAAGCACGCGCTACTGGAAGATCGATCGCGCAAACCGCAAGCTCGAAATCGGCCATACGTGGCTCGCCGCATCGACGCAGCGCACGGGCATCAACACGGAAGCGAAGGTTTTGCTCCTGACGCACGCGTTCGAAGCGATGCACTGCGTGCGCGTGCAATTCACCACCGACGAACTCAACGAGAAATCGCGCGCGGCGATCCTCGGCATCGGCGCGAAACAGGAGGGCATCGTGCGGCACGAGCGCATCATGCCCGATGGCCGCAAGCGCAATTCCGTACGCTTCTCGATCATCGACGACGAATGGCCCTGCGTGAAAGCGATGCTGCTCGCGAAGCTCAACCGTCGAGCGTAGTGCGCGCCTTCAGTTCCTTCACGCGCGCTTTCATGAACGCGACGAAGCGATGCGTCACGGTATCGTCGCGTTCGGCTTGCCACGCAAGCCCGACCCGCCATCGCGCGGCCTGATCGCGCAGGGTCAGCACGCGCGCATCGCGCAGCAGATATTGCGCGCGCGATGGCAAAAACGCCGCGCCCACGCCGCCCGCCACCGACGCCAGCACGGACTGGATATCGTCCGCCTCCTGAATCACGCGCGGCACGAAGCCGTGCCCGGCGCACCAGCGGTCGATCTGCGCGGCGAGGCCCGGCCCGCGCGTGCGCGCCAGCGCGATGAAACCCGGCTCGTTCAGTTCATCGAGATCGGCGGGCAAGCGCTTGTAGCGCGTATGCTCGGGCACGGCGAGCGCGAGCGTTTCATCGAGCACGGTGAAGCCCGCAAGCCCGGCGCCGGCGGGCATACGCATGAATCCTACGTCGAGCTTGTTGGCGAGGATGCGGCGTGTCTGCTCATGCGATGAAAGATCGTGCAGCGTGATGCTCACGCCCGGATTGAGCGCGCGGAACTCGGCGATCAGCTTCGGCACATGCGTGAGCGTCGACAGACACAGGCCGACCCGCAGAAATCCGCGCGTGCCGCTCGCGGCCTCGCGCGCGCGGGCAAGCACGGCGTCGGCGTCGCGCACGAGTGTTTGCGCATCGGCGAGGAAGCTCGCGCCGAACGTCGTCAGGTCCGCGCCGTGACGGCCGCGTTCGAACAAACGCGCGCCGAGGCTCGCTTCGAGCGCGGCGAGCTGCTTGCTGAGCGCGGGCTGACTCAGATGCAGTGCTTCGGAAGCGCGGCCGAAATGGCGCAGATCGGCGATCGTGAGGAAGGCGCGCAGAAGTCGGAGTTCCATCGGATATTCGATTCCATTTGGCGATCGAATCGATCAAAACATTCATTTTACTTATCGATGCGCGGGCGTTTCAATGAGGCTATCCCTCAGTTCTTGCCGGAGCCTCGCATGGATGCCAGTTCGTTTCGTATCGCCGTGATTGCGCCTGAATCGCAGTCTGGCGATGTCGCGTGCAATCGCACACGCATCATCGGGAAGCTTGCCGAAGCGGCGCGAGAAGGCGTGCAACTGGCGTTGTTTCCGCAATCGGGCATCGGTGCGCCGGAGGACGACGCCATCGCCGCCGCCGTCGAGCGGACCGGCGTCGCGGCGGGCGTCGGCTGGATCGGGCGCATGGACGACGGCCGCCGCTACGAGCGCTACGCGATCTGCTCGCCCGGCGGCGCGCGCGTGCACATTCTGATCGGCGAGGACAACGGCGTGGCCGAGAGCGTACGGATGATGGCGCTCACGGGGGCGACGCTGCTCGTGGCGCCGAAGCGCGGCGACCGTTCGCATCGCGCGCCGCTCGCGCCAACAACCGAACGCGCGATGCCACGCGGTTCGCTGCCGCTCAGTTTCGCAATCATCGGTCGCAATCGCGTGGTGGGGTGAATCAAACGCTGCACGGCTTTTCTGTCCCGATACAATCGCACGAACACATCGAACGAACACATCGGACGGAGGCTTCGCACATGGATTTGATCATTCGCCGCGCGGCGCTCGCGGATGCGCGCGAGCTCGTCGATATCGGCATGGAAGCGGGGCGCATCGCCGCGATCGAACCGCGTCTGGCAGCTACCGCGCGCGAGGAAATCGACGCGAAGGGCGCGCTCGTCACCGCGCCCTTCGTCGATGCGCACTTTCATATGGACGCGACGCTTTCCTACGGCCTGCCGCGCGTAAACGCATCGGGCACGCTGCTCGAAGGCATCGCGCTGTGGGGCGAGCTGAAGCCCGAGCTCACGCAGGAAGCGCTCGTCGAGCGCGCGTTGCAGTATTGCGACTGGGCCGTCGCGCGCGGGCTGCTCGCGATCCGTTCGCACGTCGATGTCTGCGATCCGCGTCTGCTCGCCGTCGAGGCGCTCGTCGAAGTGAAGCGGCGCGTGAAGCCTTATCTCGATCTGCAACTCGTCGCCTTTCCGCAGGACGGCGTGCTGCGCAGCGCGGGCGCGTTCGACAACCTGAAGCGCGCGATCGCGATGGGCGTCGATGTCGTCGGCGGCATTCCGCACTTCGAGCGCACGATGGCCGACGGCGCGGCGTCGGTGAAGCTGCTGTGCGAATACGCGGCGGAGCAGGGCCTGCGCGTGGACATGCACTGCGACGAATCCGACGACCCGATGTCGCGCCACATCGAAACGCTCGCCGCCGAAACGCATCGGCTCGGCCTGCACGGGCGTGTGACCGGTTCGCACCTCACGTCGATGCATTCGATGGACAATTACTACGTCAGCAAGCTCATTCCATTGATGCGCGAGGCGGGCGTCGCGGCGATCGCGAATCCGCTCATCAACATCACGCTGCAAGGCCGTTCGGATACCTATCCGAAGCGACGAGGCATGACGCGCGTGCCGGAGCTGATGGCGGCGGGCATCACGGTCGCGTTCGGCCACGATTGCGTGATGGACCCGTGGTACAGCCTCGGCTCGGGCGACATGCTCGAAGTCGCGCACATGGGCCTGCACGTCGCGCAGATGACGGGTCTGGACGCAATGCGCGCCTGCTTCGACGCGGTGACGAAGAATCCCGCGCGCATTCTCGGACTGGATGGTTACGGCATCGAAGTGGGATGCAACGCGGATTGCGTCGTGCTCGACGCACGTGATCCTGTCGAAGCGATCCGCCTGCGCGCGGCGCGCACGGCTGTGGTTCGGCGCGGCAAAGTGGTGAGCCGCAGTCCTGCCGTACGGGCGACGCTGACGCTGGAAGGGCGGCCCTCGGAAGTGGACTTCAGGATCGACAGGCGATAAAAAACCCCGGTCTTTTGCGGACCGGGGTTGTTCGTGCGAGCGGCTTATTGCAGCGCCGGCTCCGACATGCCGTTGTGACGCAGCAGCGCGTCGATGTTCGGCTCGCGGCCACGGAACGCCTTGAACGAGTCCATCGCGGGACGGCTGCCGCCCACCTCGAGAATCTCGCGGCGATAGCGCGTGCCCGTCGTCGCATCGAGCACCGAGCCGTTCGCGAGTTTGGCGGCTTCCTCGAACGCGGCGTACGCATCGGCGGAAAGGACTTCGGCCCACTTGTAGCTGTAGTAGCCCGCCGCGTAGCCGCCCGCGAAGATATGGCTGAACGTGTTCGGCCAGCGCGAGAACGGCGCCTGCGGAATCACATGGAACTTCTCGTTGATTTCGCGCGCAAGGTCGTTCACGGTTTTCGTCGCGTTGGCCGCGTCGTAGGACGTGTGCAGCACCATGTCGAACATCGAGAAGACGATCTGGCGCAGCGTGCCGAGCCCGCTCTGGAAATTCTTCGCGGCGAGCATCTTGTCGAACAGCTCGCGCGGCAGCGGCGCGCCGGTCTCGACGTGCGCGGACATGTCGGTGAGCACGTCCCACTCCCAGCAGAAGTTCTCCATGAACTGCGACGGCAGTTCGACCGCATCCCACTCGACGCCGTTGATGCCCGACACGCCCAGCTCGTCGATACGCGTCAGCATGTGGTGCAGACCGTGCCCGAACTCGTGGAACAGCGTGATGACCTCATCGTGCGTGAAGCACGCGGGTTTGCCGCCCACCGGTGCCGAAAAATTGCAGGTGAGATAAGCGACCGGCGTCTGCACGCCGCCTTGCGTGCGCTTGTGACGCGAGCGCGCGTCGTCCATCCACGCACCGCCGCGCTTGCCTTCGCGCGCGTACAGATCCAGATAGAACTGCGCGACGAGCGTGCCGTCCTTGTTCTCGACGCGGAAGAAACGCACATCCGGATTCCACACGGCGGCTTCGTCGCGACGGATCGACACGTTGAAGAGCGTTTCCGTGACCTTGAACAGGCCCTTCAGCACGGCTTCCTGCGGGAAGTACTGCTTCACTTCGTTTTCGGAGAACGAATAGCGCTTCTGACGCAGCTTTTCGGCCGCATACGCGATGTCCCACGGTTGCAGCTCGGGCATGCCGAGTTCGGTGGCGGCGAACGCGCGCAGTTCCATCCAGTCGTTTTCGGCGTAGGGGCGCGCGCGCTTGGCGAGGTCTTCGAGGAACGCGATCACTTGCGCGGGCGATTCGGCCATCTTCGGCGCAAGCGATACTTCCGCGAAGTTCTGATAGCCGAGCGTCTTCGCTTCCTCATCACGCAGCTTCAGATTTTCGACGACATTCGCCGTGTTGTCCCATTCGGCCTTGCCGCCGCCGTACGTGCCGCCGAGTTCCGACGCACGCGTGGCGTACGCGCGATACATGGCCTCACGCATCGGCCGATGCGAGGCGTATTGCAGCACCGGGAAATACGACGGGAAATGCAGCGTGAATTTCCAGCCTTCCTTGGCGTCGCGTTGCGCGGCTTCGCGCGCCGCTTCGATCACGTCATCGGGCAGGCCGGCGAGGTCGCTTTCCTGCGTGACGAGGTACGCGTAGGCGTTCGTCGAATCGAGCACGTGATCGGAAAACGCTTTCGCGAGCGCCGCTTGTTCTTCCTGCAACTGCGCGAAACGCGGTTTGCGATCTTCGGGCAATTCAGCGCCCGACAAGCGGAAATCGCGCAGCGAATTCTCCAGAATCTTCTTGCGCTCTGCCGACAAACCGGCGAACTCGGTTCCGGCGGCGATCGCCTTGTACTTTTCGTAGAGCGCGAGATTCTGGCCGACGCTCGCGGAAAATTCGGTGACGCGCGGCAGGTTTTCGGCGTGCGCGGCGCGCAATTCGGGGGTATCGGCAACGGCGTTCAGATGGCCGATGACACCCCACGCGCGTGACAGTTTTTCCGATTCCTGCTCGACCGCTTCGACGACGTCCTTCCAGGTCGCAGGGGTGTCGGGCGCGCTCGCGCGGTCGACGGCGGCTTTCGCGTCGGCGAGCAGCACGTCGAGCGCCGGGGTGACGTGCGCGGGCTGAATCTCGCCAAAGCGCGGAAGATCGGAAAAATCGAGCAGCGGATTGGCCGCTGCCGGGGTGGACGTGGTTTCGCTCATGATTCTCCCGTGCTGGTGTTGGGTGAAGCGCGGGCGGGGCGTGTCGCACAACGGCGCCCCGCGCCGGCTCTCTCCGAGATTATTGGGGCGGGCGGGGCAAATTCCAACCGATTGTTTTTAAGGGGCCGATGAATGCCGCCCCGCGCCGATTGTCACGCCTGCGCCGCGCGCTCGGCTGCCTCGATCGTGTTGACGAGCAGCATCGTGATGGTCATCGGGCCGACGCCGCCCGGCACCGGCGTGATGTAGCCGGCCACTTCCTTGACGCCCGCGAAATCGACGTCGCCGCACAGCTTGCCTTCGTCGTTGCGGTTCATGCCGACGTCGATCACGGTCGCGCCGGGCTTCACCATGTCGGCGGTGACGATATTACGGCGGCCGACCGCCGCGACGATCACATCGGCGTCGCGCGTGTGCTTGCCGATATCGCGCGTCTTGCTGTGGCAGATCGTGACGGTCGCGCCCGCTTCGAGCAGGAGGAGCGCCATCGGCTTGCCGACGATGTTCGAACGCCCGATCACCACCGCGTTCGCGCCCTTCAGGTCGATATCGTGCGCCTCGAACATCTTCATCACGCCGTAGGGCGTGCACGGGCGAAACAGCGGCTTGCCGGTCAGCAGCGCGCCCGCGTTGGCGACGTGAAAGCCGTCGACGTCCTTTTCCGGCGCGATCGCCTCGATCACCTTGTGGCTGTCGATGTGCGCGGGCAGCGGCAGTTGCACGAGAATGCCGTGGATCGAAGGATCGGCGTTGAGCTTCGCGATATGCGCGAGCAGCTCGTTTTCGGCGAGCGTCGCGGGAAAGCGGTCCATCACCGAGTGCAGGCCGTTGTCCTGGCAAGCCTTGACCTTGTTGCGCACGTAGACTTCGCTCGCGGGATTGTCGCCGACGAGCACGACGGCGAGTCCCGGCTTGTGTCCACGGGCGGTGAGCGCGGCGGCGCGTTGGGCGACATCGGCGCGAAGAGTCTTGGAAAGGGCGTTGCCGTCGATGAGTTGGGCAGTCATGGCGAATCGGATCGGATCGAGGATGGGCGAGGGCGCGCGAGGGCCTGAAGCCGACGCCGTGCCCGCCGCTCTGGGCGGCGGCGGTGCGCGGCGCTCGCGCATGGTGCTGGGCGCTTGCTCGGCAAATGCACCCTTGGGAAGGGCGAAATTATACCGCCGGGCGCTATCCCACGTTCCTTTGCGCGGTTCCCGACGCGTCGCCGCGTCTCATTGCGAGACCGCCTGCCACGTCGAATCCGGGTTGAACGACTTGATCGCCGCGGCTGCGCGCGTGGTGGCGGGACCGAGATCCTTCTCGTAGATCTGTCCGTCCTGATTGACCATGAAGGTCATCACGCCGGTCTGGCCGTAGCGCGCGGGCGTCGCGATCATGGCGAAGCCTTGCGTCAACTGGCCGCCCTGCAGATAGTTCTTCGCGCCGCCTTGCGCGTGCGGACCTTGCGCCGTCAGGATGCGGTAGTGATAGCCGTAGTAGCCGTCCTTGTCGGTCGGCTTGTTGGGCATCGTCGCGGCGAGTGGGCCGAGCGGGCTTTCCGGCTCGCCT from the Caballeronia sp. NK8 genome contains:
- the xth gene encoding exodeoxyribonuclease III, with translation MKIATWNVNSLKVRQQHVIDWLALSGIDVLCLQELKLPDEKFPRAELEAAGYKSWFAGQKTYNGVGILVRADAGFEVDEISVVRNIPGFEDLQQRVIAATIDGVRIISAYFPNGQAPGSEKFAYKMRWLDALREWLREDMARHPQLALLGDYNIAPEDRDVHDPKVWEGQNLVSPEERAHFAQLVELGLTDAFRKFEQPEKLFTWWDYRMLAFRRNAGLRIDHILLSEQLAARCTSCEVDRVPRKWDQPSDHAPVIATID
- a CDS encoding LysR family transcriptional regulator — translated: MELRLLRAFLTIADLRHFGRASEALHLSQPALSKQLAALEASLGARLFERGRHGADLTTFGASFLADAQTLVRDADAVLARAREAASGTRGFLRVGLCLSTLTHVPKLIAEFRALNPGVSITLHDLSSHEQTRRILANKLDVGFMRMPAGAGLAGFTVLDETLALAVPEHTRYKRLPADLDELNEPGFIALARTRGPGLAAQIDRWCAGHGFVPRVIQEADDIQSVLASVAGGVGAAFLPSRAQYLLRDARVLTLRDQAARWRVGLAWQAERDDTVTHRFVAFMKARVKELKARTTLDG
- a CDS encoding amidohydrolase family protein → MDLIIRRAALADARELVDIGMEAGRIAAIEPRLAATAREEIDAKGALVTAPFVDAHFHMDATLSYGLPRVNASGTLLEGIALWGELKPELTQEALVERALQYCDWAVARGLLAIRSHVDVCDPRLLAVEALVEVKRRVKPYLDLQLVAFPQDGVLRSAGAFDNLKRAIAMGVDVVGGIPHFERTMADGAASVKLLCEYAAEQGLRVDMHCDESDDPMSRHIETLAAETHRLGLHGRVTGSHLTSMHSMDNYYVSKLIPLMREAGVAAIANPLINITLQGRSDTYPKRRGMTRVPELMAAGITVAFGHDCVMDPWYSLGSGDMLEVAHMGLHVAQMTGLDAMRACFDAVTKNPARILGLDGYGIEVGCNADCVVLDARDPVEAIRLRAARTAVVRRGKVVSRSPAVRATLTLEGRPSEVDFRIDRR
- a CDS encoding GNAT family N-acetyltransferase → MSQPTLKGEHVTLRPLQRDDRATLLDAAADGELWNLSVTVVPNEDTIDRYIDTAFAGRDAGTVMPFVIVRTGDGRVVGSTRYWKIDRANRKLEIGHTWLAASTQRTGINTEAKVLLLTHAFEAMHCVRVQFTTDELNEKSRAAILGIGAKQEGIVRHERIMPDGRKRNSVRFSIIDDEWPCVKAMLLAKLNRRA
- a CDS encoding M3 family metallopeptidase — protein: MSETTSTPAAANPLLDFSDLPRFGEIQPAHVTPALDVLLADAKAAVDRASAPDTPATWKDVVEAVEQESEKLSRAWGVIGHLNAVADTPELRAAHAENLPRVTEFSASVGQNLALYEKYKAIAAGTEFAGLSAERKKILENSLRDFRLSGAELPEDRKPRFAQLQEEQAALAKAFSDHVLDSTNAYAYLVTQESDLAGLPDDVIEAAREAAQRDAKEGWKFTLHFPSYFPVLQYASHRPMREAMYRAYATRASELGGTYGGGKAEWDNTANVVENLKLRDEEAKTLGYQNFAEVSLAPKMAESPAQVIAFLEDLAKRARPYAENDWMELRAFAATELGMPELQPWDIAYAAEKLRQKRYSFSENEVKQYFPQEAVLKGLFKVTETLFNVSIRRDEAAVWNPDVRFFRVENKDGTLVAQFYLDLYAREGKRGGAWMDDARSRHKRTQGGVQTPVAYLTCNFSAPVGGKPACFTHDEVITLFHEFGHGLHHMLTRIDELGVSGINGVEWDAVELPSQFMENFCWEWDVLTDMSAHVETGAPLPRELFDKMLAAKNFQSGLGTLRQIVFSMFDMVLHTSYDAANATKTVNDLAREINEKFHVIPQAPFSRWPNTFSHIFAGGYAAGYYSYKWAEVLSADAYAAFEEAAKLANGSVLDATTGTRYRREILEVGGSRPAMDSFKAFRGREPNIDALLRHNGMSEPALQ